The Solea senegalensis isolate Sse05_10M linkage group LG14, IFAPA_SoseM_1, whole genome shotgun sequence genomic sequence AGTGCCTAAAAACATGAAGTTAAGTAGGTTTTATCAGGGTGTGTCAGGCCCACACATTTAATCTTCTCACTGTGAGCAACACACGACCTACTGTGGTCACGATGACGTGCGTGGTTTGTGAAAGAGGACAGAACACAGAGCAAAGATCTTGGCggatacaaaaataaagtcaaaatatcCACACATGTGTACAGTAATGAGGAAGTGGCGGCGCCTGCGTGACCATGCATCAGGAAGTCTCAACGTGACATTATCAACATGCACCCAGCAAACACTCGGCATGAGTGgggagaaaaaactcccttttagcAGGAAGACATGTCTCTGACGCTCACCTCCTGCTCGCTACGCAAATACATGTGCGACGTTTCTGTGCATGAAAACCAAATCAAGTGACTGTGACATGGCGCCACACACCAACGcaaccaaccacacacacacacacacacacgaccacgACAGTAAACACTGTTTCACGTTCATATAATAAGGCAAAAGGAAGGTGGTGCAAATGTGTGAATACAAGAcgcacaacaaaaacagctccaactttaacaaacaaacataattcacttcttttgaaaatgttattttattgcagTTGCTAGGTTTTACAATACATTTTACCCAATattcaaaactttttttttctcaactaACTAATGGAGTACAATTTTGGAAACACGTAAAGTctttgtctaaaaaaaataatcatcatcaaAAAGCTCAAGGttacttcaaaaacacacatttcatgttTGATTACACATCACAATCAACAATATACGGAACAATGGTAGACACtgaaaagattttaaaaagagAATCTCATTGAATGTGTTACTAAGTTAGATCATAGTAACACAATATACAGatcaaatatacaatattacaggttaaaaatataaaatataaaaatatgaaagatatGTTGACTTAAATCATCGCTCAGACCCTTGAAACCTGCTCTGTATTAAACAGCTGAACTCAAGGTGGAATGTATATGTATTTCACACATGAATTAAATTGGAATGTCTACAGTTCTTGATCAATCTGAATTTTTAGTGATGGTAATATCTAtgagcaggtaaagttctatacagatccagaaagttcttctggatccagtggatcaaagtGTATCTGCAGCTTGTTCAGACACTCTTCTATTTCACCACGCATGGGATGGTTGTTGTCTCTGTTCATGGCTTTGTGCAGCTCTCGAATGCTGTGCCTTCGAAATAATGACTCTTCTGGTATCTCTACTGCCTTTATGTGGTAGTGCAATGacttgtttctgtctttcagaTGGAAGAACACATGTTTTGCATAGATGTTGAACAGAACTTGTTTTTCTGGAGGTTCCAGGCGACTTTCTAACAGCTCCTGGAAAATCTCCCCAGCCTTATCTGAGCAGTGAGCTGACTTTGTATATATGGTTGCAAGGTCcattttctttacaaatgaAGAATCTGGGTAGAGAGAAATCACGTCTTTGTGGAGGTCGATCGCTCTTTTTATTTCTTGGTTTGACATTGGGTGACTGTTTGGTGAAATCACCTTCCATTTATAACACAGTGCAGCACATCGTTTTAAATAACGGACACCTGGATGGTTTCTCAGAGCCTCCTCTGCCAAAGCAATTGCCTCATCCACAGAGTCATAGATTTGGTAAATGGTAAGTATTGTCTTTAACCCACTATAACTGCTGACAGGATTTCTCATAATCTTGGTGGCCAATTTGCGTACTTTATCTAGAACTTGTTCTCCATTCCTGGCCCGCACCATGAGGTACTGAGCAGCGAGGAACAGGTTCTCTGGATCCTGTCTCTTGgcgtttttcattttctctaacATGTCTGGACAGGTCTCTGGATAATTAAGACTGGCTGACACAAAGCTGACATACCACTCCACCATGTCCGGCTGCATCTCGCTGGCTTTTTGGAGGTAATCTGAAGCCAGCGACCTTTCTATCTTGCTTCTGTACTTGAGCAGAGCCCAGCCTTTCTCAGCATAGATCTCTGCGTGTAAGTTGTTCTGCGATGAAGATTGGTATTCTTCTAACAGTGCATTAGCCTTTGACAACCATTCCTGACTCTTTGCTTCGTCTCCGTTGTGGTAATGCAGCCAAGCCACATTAGCATAGTTCACCAGCAGCCAGGGACCCTCATCTGCTCCCCTTGTGTGGCAAAAGGCCTCCGCAGCCCTCGTGAAGTATTTCCTGGCATCATCAGGGCATTTCAGGAGGAAGTGGATGTAACCCAGCAGATTGTAAATGTGACCCAGCCATTGGTTTCTCTCGTCAGTGCCGATATCCAGCAGCCCGTCCCGGATACGAGCAAGTTCGTTGTCATTGGTTTGTAGATCCCAGGTGAAGTGGCACTGCAGCGCAGCCAGTTTGGTTTCCAGGCTTGTTTCACGGTGAGCAGCACTGATGGAGAGGAAAAATGAAATTCATTTAAGTAAGGCTTGTTAAGTAAGTTAAGTAAGAACTAAGGAAACCATTTATCCATCAGATAATGACTGttaatagaatagaaatactttattcatccccaaggggaaattgtttcgacatagcagcaatacaagaaaataatataaacataaaatgtaaaatgtgaaatgtataaCATAATATAGgtaaaaggacaaaaatgtttAAGCTCATTAGTTCTTTCTTTTAATAGATTATGTTTGAGTAGATGTAAAACTTGAGTGCgtaactttttaaatataaataaccaGTGTAAAATGAGTTATCCCAGTCCTAATTAAGTCTGTCAGTTCAACaccactctctctgtgtttgtcatttacCAATCTACTGCAGGCAGCAAATATCTCCAGCCTGGGTGCAATCACACCACATTTATGCTAAAATTGAGCTCGTGGACAAGGTTTGCTCATCTTTTGACAGGAATAAAGCAAATAGACCACATCACACCTGTGCTGTGctccctccactggcttcctattCATTTTAGGATTGATCGAAAACTTTTATTggtggtttttaaagctctcaatggtttggcaccatcttaccTCTCTGAACTCcttcttcacacaaaaaccCGACTAAAACCTTGAGCctttttctgtagctgccctCAAACTGAAATTATTTACCCATGGAAATTAAAACTGCCCCCACCAtcgaacattttaaatcacttttatagacccacctcttctccttggccttcacttcaggatgaGAATAGTCAACCCAGACACTTCTACCTCGATTTTtaccattacatgtcatgtcatttagcatttACCATCTTATTATTTTACTAAGTCACTGTTTTGCTTATATGTTTTATATCTTGTTGCTATGCCTTTAACACTGTCAACCCTGGCCGCTTTTAAATGTGCTGGAGTAACTTGAAAGTTCCTCTCTTCAttacattctttttattttggacaaaatgCACCCAACGATGGCGAACACGGcaagtagaattcacttctgagaCTTTTCatggacacttctttgtgtttgttgcagtCGTCTGGCTTTACTCGCGCCCAGTTGCTGTTGTcgccatctgtcttgacataaaacgaACCACTTCCTTCCAGCGAAAGATCGCTGCCACCATATAAACACTGATGCTTTTAGCATAAATAGCTAGTTGTGGACATGGTAGTGTTTAAATTTTAACCATAAACATGTAAATCCCATATTGAGTGTCGTTATTGACCGGTATTGCTAAGAGTGGCTAGAATAGCTAGCCCAAGATACGTACTAAGAACTTCGTAAATGCAACTTAGTATTATTCTTAGGCTACAACAACCAAACTACATTTACTCTATAAGCACTTGCTGCAGCATGCTAAATATACACAACATACATAGTATAGTTCATTTCTACCAATAAAGCCTAAACGTCACACACTTATTtactataatattgtaaatgaataaattgtgGTGCTCGGTTTTGCATGAACTCACCTCATGCTTCGCGGGTTTTCTCCTCTGGATGTTGCTGTAGATGCTGGTTTGAGATCGCTGGTATAAAGTCAGTAGCACCTGTTCTGTAAATGACGGCATGCTGTTGAATAAAAAGGGACCATGCTTTTAAAGGGGAGCGTATCAAAGCTGCCTACAATAAAAAgatatgacatgtaatgtccACAGAGCAAAGTCCCGTCATGACAGACGTGAGCATTAGTCATGACCATAAATTAGTCATCGAAACTCTGGTTTGCTTcgaacagaaacacaaaacgAAAGTCATGATCGACTTCCATTTGAATCATGTCATATTTGCAGATTAAAGAAAAGTAATatgaacatggacacaaacgtACTGTATCTCAGCctagctattgttagcaataccagccGTGGTATTTACACATGCAAAACTGTGtataacatgtaaacatgtttattgtgtgtacgtctgatttactgtgaaacaaatacgacaCAAGTGCTATTAATACTAAAAGTACACTTATAGTTTCATGGCTGGAAATCTGACTTCAGGGGTGTTCCGTCTACAAATGGGATAGATGCTACAATTCTGTTTGATTGTGCTGGTAACTGctgtaatataaataatattctCTTTCTAATAATCATTTCTGGAAAAACACTCATCACTTCACACTTCCACACAAATACCAGTTATATATAGAAATGTGAAAACTGTCCCAATGGCCACAAATCATATTTATTCAGACGGAAGTCAGGGGACATCCGACACGcctgtttaaatttaaaatgtgcgTATCAGTGTGTATCATAACACTAAGATAAGAGTAATGGGCTCACATTCCTCCGTGCATATAAAAAGCCTGCGTCAGCATTTAGTTAGTTTTGTTTCCTGGTAAAAGAGATGATGAAGGTGACCGTGTTTAAATCATTGAAATTGAGTTGAGCAATGAAGATGAAAGACAGCTCAAAATCAATTTGGACATTTTGATAGACATGTGACAGGGtgaaatggtaaatggtctgtatttatataaggCTTTTCTAGTCtggatgaccactcaaagctgctttacactacagtttttgccattcacaccacACTTTCcaagaacaagggcctttctgcatgttcttctcgtgtgtgcgtgggttttctccacattctctggcttcctcacacaacatggggattaggtgaattagtcactctaaattgaccgtataagtgagagtggatggttggttgtctctgtgtgtggcgCTACGATGGattggcaaactgtccagggtgtgaccccgcctatcaccctacgtcagctgagattggcacagcacagatggatggatggatcgtttatacccattcacatgctatcggcacagccgtcaggagcaatgtggagTTATGTGTCTTGCTGTTTATGACAATGCTATTTGCAAAGAACCCTTTATTTTCACATACGAACatctgtccaaggtgtaccccGACTTTCACCGGACAACCTGCAAAACTCAGTTGAGTCTGAGGTGAGCTACAGACAGCACCTGTTGGCGAGCCGGAAGCTTTGAAGGCCGGCCCAACATTGACCCAAACAAGCCATGGACACATGGCTGGCTGGGatattttagaaacaaaaacatgtatgtactgtatttatggaaaaatgtaatgtgagttagacttattttatttattgcatcCAAGAATAAACATAAGACATATCAGGGCAAAGTCCTGTcacaacagctgtgtgtgtgagcagttgGAGGAGGAGCCCCCAGTTAGCTGACTCAGTCAAGAGTATATTATCTATGACATGCCCTAACTCTTGTTTTCTtgtaacagaaacacaaaacaaaagttgtgATCCATTTCCAGTAAAATCTATTTCATTGAATAATTGACAGGTTATAGCTCACTCAGTCCTTTCAACCTGTCGAAATATCTGTAAAGGGTCAAGTCAGTACATTACAAGGGCCAAAACGTCCtttgaattattacattattattgatGCATGTACTTCCATgtacttccatccatccatcatctaccgctttatcctccaccggagggtcgcagggggtgctgtgccaatctcagctgacatagggcgataggcggggtcacgtCCCATAGAAATCCACAATTTTCCTGTTAAATCATCTGTTAAATACTTGGGCATACACATCGCTGAAGATAATCTGAACATTTGGACTATACCTTAGGTAAATGTAAaccatatttacatttttggtcTCAAAGAGAAATTTCTATTATTGGAATTTTGCAATGCAATTAAGTCTATAAGGCAGGCCAACTTTAATTACATTTGGAAGAGGAAGTCACAGTGTAGAATTTATCAGTGAcactattaaaataaatgggTTAAGATCCTTCTTGAGGAATGGAAACAACATTTGATGTCACATCCCAAACTACATCTTTATAACATTAGGATGAATTAACTTCCCCCTTAAGCGTGATTATGACATAAGTAAGCTCGCCATCAAATGATCTGCCTTCCAGTCTTACAAAATTGGAAAATTGCAAACATAACTTTTGACACGCCGTTATGGAATTGcagatacagtgtgtgttgtttagaAAGAAATCTATTTGTTATGAAATTTGCTTAGAGAAGGAATTAGGTCTGCGATGCATCTCTCGCATAACACTGGAAATATTTGACCTCTTGACGTTTTTTGTCCTACATTAATTGAAATGAAAGGAGGTAGCATCAAAGCATTCCCTCAGTCTGTAATTACAATGTcttatcatttatttcaaaacaatgtAATCCCAAATCTCTCCTCCCTCTTGGTGAACAGTCACAACATCCAATGCAGTCTAAAATTACCTAATATTCTAATCTGACAGTCTTTTGTCAAGAAACTATAGCACCAAAGGTGAAGGacattcactttaaaatgcTGAATGATATTTATCCTCCTTTTAAatgtcaatttaatttaatttaaaccacaacaattgcttctttttttacgCTGAACATATTGAAACAACTGAACATCAAGGGTTAATGCTTTCTGGGGAGATGTATATGATTGGATA encodes the following:
- the LOC122780832 gene encoding interferon-induced protein with tetratricopeptide repeats 1-like; protein product: MSAAHRETSLETKLAALQCHFTWDLQTNDNELARIRDGLLDIGTDERNQWLGHIYNLLGYIHFLLKCPDDARKYFTRAAEAFCHTRGADEGPWLLVNYANVAWLHYHNGDEAKSQEWLSKANALLEEYQSSSQNNLHAEIYAEKGWALLKYRSKIERSLASDYLQKASEMQPDMVEWYVSFVSASLNYPETCPDMLEKMKNAKRQDPENLFLAAQYLMVRARNGEQVLDKVRKLATKIMRNPVSSYSGLKTILTIYQIYDSVDEAIALAEEALRNHPGVRYLKRCAALCYKWKVISPNSHPMSNQEIKRAIDLHKDVISLYPDSSFVKKMDLATIYTKSAHCSDKAGEIFQELLESRLEPPEKQVLFNIYAKHVFFHLKDRNKSLHYHIKAVEIPEESLFRRHSIRELHKAMNRDNNHPMRGEIEECLNKLQIHFDPLDPEELSGSV